The window agaaaatagagagaagGGAGGGAGAAAAAGACCGTGAGCAAGGGCGCGAACAAGAGCGGCACGACGAGCAGTGTAATCTTTGAAAATTTCTTCGACGGTTTTGGGAGTGGTGGAAGGAATTTCCATGGGGGAAAGAGAAAATCAGGAGATctgaagagaagagaaggaaggagaagaaggagaaggagtaATGCTAATGCATGAGTTTTGGAAAGAAGAGAGCGTAAGAGACAGAGATCCATCATGTTTGTAAAACGTCAACACCGCAAACCGGAGGTTGGAATCTACATTGACGTTAACCAATATTACTAATTACTATTCTCACTccttaactttttatttcccCAACCTCCTCAACCActcctttttctattttcttttttaatctatttatccattttcactttctttaaatcattattgtttttttttatatattttttgagacacatttgtttgatgattaactagaaagaaagaaaaccgtacatatttttattatttacttcttaaaattaaattttgctgactttttaaacttttatttaattatcgATTTCGAACCATGATTGATATTAAACTTGAAATAGATAatgattacaaatttaatcaaGATATATAGTTCTGCGGTGATACTaaataagtatatagcaaATTAGCAGAAAATTGCAccagttttttaatttacattagtagatcttttagatttattttcaaatctgTCGTGgataaaactagaaaaaaggGAATATGAGATCCAAAATTAACATGATGAATTACCATAATTTTTCAACCTGAGCAAACGTCAATATAGAAAGCTTAGAATGAATTTCCGCCGTTATCTTAATATGCCAATATTCTATGCTTCCTTAGAACATATTACAAACAAGAGGGAAGGTTATCAATGCTttctatattatattgtaaaagctatattataaaaaaccATCCTTCAACTTAACTTTATGTTCCAAATatctgtatttttttaaaaaaattgcaatatcACCCACTACTTATCTCTGAACTATCCATAGAAAAGaaagtcttttaaaaaatttaatggaaATTAAGGAAAGATATGGTTAATGACCTGAATAGTGTGATGCGGTGATCCAAATTCTTGTCAGAGATTTCTTTCACACTATTCTAACACTAATTTTCATATGAAATTCTAAAGAATTTCTACTGAAAATCCACGAGTATAAAActactaaaagaaaaggagaaaaccAATCCAGAAGAGAAGAACCAGAACTATGAAAAACCATAACAAATGATGTAGCAGCTTCCACGTCATGAATGTCTACATCCACTGATGATCAGACTGCCAGAAGCGATGTTTTTGCTAATTGTTGTTGGGAGGGGACATGGAAGTATGATAGTAGTTATCCAGCTCGGATTCATAAATTGCATTTGTGAAGAAATGAAACATTCAATTTCAAGCTACTAAACTCAGTATCTCGTTCATTTTGTTGCATCCAACAAAACACTATTTACTTCTTACAATACcctagaagaaaaaagaaatacatatgtgtgtgtatatacgACGAGTAAAATGAGTTACCATCTTTTATGAAGAGGTTAATAACTGATTGATCCCCATTTTTTGCTCTGACGTCAGTTTGATGGGGAACTTAATGTTGAACTTGATTCTCAAATTCCCATTTCTTGAAGGTTCCTTGGGAATTGGCATCCCTTCTCCCACAACTACTTCTTCATAACTGGGCCCAACGACCGAATCAATCGAAATCGTTAGGTTTCGACCACCAAGAGTTGTTAGATGCAGAGTGTATCCTGTTAGAGCTTCAACCAGAGTGATATCTTGGGTGGCAATAAGATCGTTGCCATCCCTTTTGAAAACTCTGTGAGGGATTTCATCAAGGGTAAGCACAAGCTTTGAGGGTATTACTCTCGAATGTGGATCTCCTAATTCTGGAAATGTAATTTTAGTTCCCTTCTTCCATCCAGGCCTGATGTTCACTGTTATGATTTTATCCACCGTAGTAGGTCTCCTGTACATAATAGCATCTTACAATTatagcaaaaacaaaattaagttatTACAGTGTCTAATTATGAACACTGAAAGCTCCTGCCTAATTGATACAGAGAGAGGTTACCAACTTCACACACATAGGTCATAACTCATAAGACAAGAAATATGATCCCACAAGAACTTTAGGACTTGGCCTAATCCCAAAGGTCCTTTAGTTTTTCCCATTTTCAAAAAGTCCAAAGAGCAGGGGGGGCCTTAAGCCAATAGGCCATGTCGATTTCAAAGAGAAGCCAAGTTTAAATTGAAGAGATGAATTTAGCTTGCTTTCTGAACAAATGGCCTCCAAGGTGAAAGTAAAGGATATAGTCTGCGCTTAGCCAAATTCCATGAAAATTATGTCCCAAAACTAAGGGGCCAACTTCTAGTGAAAAGGAAGACAGTCTTAAGTCTTTACTTCGGCCTTACAAGTTACAAATGATAAAGTATTAGGCAGACAACTTAGTTAACTAGTATACGTTGGAATTCTCTTTTGGATAGTAGAGTTGTTTTTACTCCCATCAGACGCTTCCACATGAAAACGTTGAACTTTCTTGGAAAAAATTTCCTAACCCATTCGCACAAGCTGggacaaaattttaagaagCAAGGAAAAGGAAAGCATTAAAAGtgactttcattttcattttaggcaagtaagtttaattttatcgAAAGAAAGTAGAAGGTTATCCAtgcaaagttttcaaataattgattGAGCACCCTCTTCTCCATTCAGAACTTTGAGACCATTGACAAGGGTATAGAGTATAAACCATCCCAAtcacaagaaaacaaaaatagcaTCAGAATAAAAAGTCAATCTTCATCTAAAACTGGGGAACTGGGTTTAATTACACTACAAATAAATGAGAGCTGAAAAAAGTCTTGCAGTGACTAACCCAGTATTATCGATGGCATCCCTAgcaatcttcatcttcttcacacAACCCATGTATAGTTCTTCTAAACTACACAGCAAAGCCTTCTCTATTGTAGCACCTTTCCTCATATAATTGGAGCCCAGACCAACTCCATGTCTAAGGGAGGGAGATATATTATCACCTAACAAACCATCTGAAAAACTATAAGCAGCAGCACGAGAGTCAGCCATGTGTTCCATCCCTCCAAAAGGGTTCGGAAAACCAAACAACCCCATAAACAAATCATTGGAACCACTTTTTACATCAAAGGAAAACCCAGTCGACGAAGCATGTCTGGTACGGCTACTACAAGAACCACTTGGCGATGGCGTTCCCATCTTCAAGTTTAAACCCTCCTCTCCTAACTGATCATACACAGCTCGTCTTTGAGGATCACTCAAAACCTAATTACAGACAGAATTAATAGAAAcaattaaacaacaacaatgaAGTGTCATTGAGATCAATGCAAAATTTATACAGAAACCGAAGAGAAGATCCCGTATCTTACATAATAAGCTTCTgaaattttcttgaatttggCTTCGGCATCGCTTTTGTTCTCAGGATTCTTATCTGGATGCCACTTCATGGCGAGCTTCCTGTACACTTTCTTCAAGTCCTCGTCGTTAGCATTACGATCAACCTGAAGAATCTTGTAGTAATCAACGCCCATTCTTCCGTCGTCTTCTTCTGTTTTCTCTTACGCCTCGGCAATTTGGTACGCTCAACTCTCTGCTTGTGTGTTGAAATAATTTACATGATATATGTCACTTTGTCAGGGAGAATATTATGCAAACTAGcctatattttttgaaaactagtCTTACAATATTTAGACTTTTTGGAATAATATCCCTTATCAGTTATCTAAAAGACTACTGctaaatagaaaatgaagattttttCAGAGAATATTGACATATTAAGGGAAATCAGGGATTGATAATTGATATTATTGTTCACAACTATATTAGACCGTTAAGATTCTCTCCcaacatcaacaaaatattggattttttttatatttataatttaaaacttcgtaaaatatattttatcgCATGATTTAGTTGCGGAAactaaaatcttaaattatttaggatgtgttttgttttagaatcaaatcaaactttattgcACTGTTTAACCAATCATGTTTagataatttattaatcataattaaaattactaaCATAATTAAACTcagtttctaaatttaataattgacagaaacaattttatattttttaactaaaaaaaaaaagcattataATGTAGAACTAGAACGGTGTAACTGTGTAACAGCGAGCGACAAATGAGGGTGTCAGTGGGCGTAACAGAACTATGGCCCAAATTCTAATCAAATTTGTCCAGCCCATTTTCTCATCCCTTGCGATGTAATTGTCAATGGGCCTACTCGGTCTGGCCCAAATCCCGGTCCACGGCAGTCTAATAAGAGACTTATGTTTCTGTTTTACATTATTTACAACCATGTCTAACTTTCTTCCATAATCACAATTACAATTTAGACCATAActgaaaaattaatattgattattcttcaaacattttaaaataattaagatggTTTACCAATAAATTTATGTAGTATTGTAATAAAAGCTGGAGTAGGGATTTGAACTCGATACCTCTTGTCCAAATGAAGATATAAGTGTCAATTGAGCTAAGTTCATATTGGTTTTTCAAAAAGACTTGAGATCTATCATATTCCAAAATCCTAAtccattatctttttttctaaaattttttctttttttcgaaTTTGTGGTTTTTGGATACCATTTTTACTaattcgtttttttttctagtttggttattttttatgtGTGTTAGATGTATTGTTCTTCTTAtgctttttttgtttctttggaatatttcatttttactatttttgtttttttttttttttgttttttgagaATATACAGCAAGTACTATTTAGTTCACACAAACAGTACCTAGATatacattaaaacaaaaatagtattaCTACATACAACAAGTACATCATGGTATGTTATAACCTATATATCATGACATATAGAAACATATTATAAATGATAGGgtgtatataaaataaattttgaaaatatatttaaggaTAGAGCACATTTAACTtgtcaaattgaaaaaaagaaaaagattaaaagaaaaaaaaagtattctaACTATCTTTATAAGAAACTAAATGTAGGTTGATTTTCAACCATGTGAAATTCAaatggtaataataatataaatgttaaaacttccaaatttatgattaaaaagaattaattatttaactaatt of the Cucumis sativus cultivar 9930 chromosome 3, Cucumber_9930_V3, whole genome shotgun sequence genome contains:
- the LOC101212210 gene encoding dnaJ homolog subfamily B member 4, translated to MGVDYYKILQVDRNANDEDLKKVYRKLAMKWHPDKNPENKSDAEAKFKKISEAYYVLSDPQRRAVYDQLGEEGLNLKMGTPSPSGSCSSRTRHASSTGFSFDVKSGSNDLFMGLFGFPNPFGGMEHMADSRAAAYSFSDGLLGDNISPSLRHGVGLGSNYMRKGATIEKALLCSLEELYMGCVKKMKIARDAIDNTGRPTTVDKIITVNIRPGWKKGTKITFPELGDPHSRVIPSKLVLTLDEIPHRVFKRDGNDLIATQDITLVEALTGYTLHLTTLGGRNLTISIDSVVGPSYEEVVVGEGMPIPKEPSRNGNLRIKFNIKFPIKLTSEQKMGINQLLTSS